Genomic segment of Paenibacillus sp. FSL R5-0912:
TAGCGGTGAAACGGCGGCAGGCGCATGGATTCATCACCCCTTTAAATATAAGAATGTATCTGCTCAGCGCTATCCATTATCCTTCTGTTTCTACTTGCCGCACACCCATTTGACTAACTCACTGCCCATATGAGCGCCCAGAAAAGCGAAGACCAGATAGAGAATCTGCTTGATGGCGGGGGAGAGGTTACCTCCCAGCATATTGCTCTCAATGACCCGCATCGGGTCGATCGTTCCGCCGACGGCGGCAGCCAGTGCCCAGATTTTGATCCGGTCGGCGATATCCAGCATGGTGTGCGTAGGCGGCTGCAGAGAGACCACGGCTCCGATCCCGCCCAGCAGGGAACCGCCCAATACAATGCCGAAGGCGATGAAGAAGTCGAGGACGGCTTTGCTCAGGAAAATATTCATCATAAGGCTCCTTCCCGGTCCAGGCAATTGCTTATCCGCTGCCTGTCCTTATGCTCTTAATCCATTCTATGGGCGGTTCCCCCTCTAATATGATAAAATAGTTTCATCTTATGTTTTGATTTTGGAACTGAAGGGAAGTGGGGATAATGAGCCCTTTCGTGCATTTGCATGTGCACAGCGAATACAGTTTACTGGACGGGGCGGCGCGTATTACGGACCTGGTGCGCCGGGCCGGCGAATACGGCATGAAATCGCTGGCGCTGACGGATCATGGAGTGATGTACGGGGCTATCCCTTTCTATAAAGCTTGCCAGGAGAACGGCATCAAGCCGATTATCGGCTGTGAGGCTTATTTAACCGCAGGTTCGCGCCGTGAGCGGGGCAGCCGCAAGGATCAGCCGATCTATCACCTGATTCTGCTGGTGAAGAACGAGATCGGCTACCGGAACCTGATGAAGCTGATCTCCATCGGCCATCTGGAGGGCCAGCATTACAAGCCGCGGATTGATATGGAAGCACTGGCGGCGCATGCCGAGGGAATCATCTGCCTCAGCGCCTGTCTTGGCGGAGAGGTACCGCAGCATCTGCTGCACGGGCGTGAGGAGGATGCGCGCAAGGCGGCGCTGCGTTACAAGGAGATTTTTGGCGCGGACTTCTACCTGGAGCTGCAGGATCATGGGATGCCTGAACAGAAGCGGGTGAATCCGAAGCTGATTCAGCTTGCTGCCGAGCTGGATATTCCCCTGGTGGCTACGAATGACGTGCATTATATGGACAAGGAAGATGCCGAGGTTCAGGATGTGCTGATCTGTATTGGCACAGGCAAATCTGTGGATGATGAGGACCGCCTGAAGATCGGCACGGATCAGCTGTTCTTCAAGAGCGGCGAGCAGATGGCCTCGCTGTTCCCGCATGTGCCGCAGGCGCTGGAGAACACGCTGCGGATTGCAGAAGCCTGCAATCTGGAGCTGACGTTCGGCAATCATATTCTGCCGGAGTATTCCCCTCTGCCGGAAGGGCTGGATGCCGCCGCTTATTTGCGTGAGCTGTGCCGCAGCGGGCTGGAGGAGCGCTACGCGGATACGCCGCTGTGGGCATCTCCGGAGCAGAAGGAAACGGCCGAGAAAAGGCTGGCCTATGAGCTGGGCGTCATTGAGAGCATGGGGTTCAGCGATTATTTCCTGATTGTCTGGGATTTCATCGCTTTTTGCCACCGGAGCGGCATTGTTACCGGCCCGGGCCGTGGTTCCTCGGCAGGCAGTCTTACAGCATATACGCTGAAGATTACGGATGTAGATCCGCTGAAATACAATCTGCTCTTCGAGCGTTTCCTGAATCCGGAGCGGATTACGATGCCCGATATTGATATTGACTTCAGTGACGAACGCCGCGATGAGGTTATTGCCTATGTCGTGGACAAATATGGCAAGGAGAATGTGGCGCAGATCATTACCTTCGGAACGATGGCAGCAAGAGCAGCTGTACGGGATGTAGGCCGTGCACTGAATCTGCCGTATAACGAGGTGGACAAGGCGGCGAAGCTGATTCCGGGCCAGCTCGGCATCAGCATCACCCGGGCGCTGGAGAGCACGCCAGAGCTGAAGGCGCTGTATGATACCAGTCCGAAGACCAGAGCGCTGCTTGATATGGCGATGAAGGTTGAAGGCATGCCGCGTCATGCCTCAACGCATGCTGCCGGAGTGATCATCTCCAAGGGGCCGCTGACCGATGCCGTTCCGCTCCAGGCCGGCAGTGAGAGTACAGCGCTGACCCAGTATTCCATGGAGCATCTGGAGAGTGTAGGCCTGCTGAAGATGGACTTCCTGGGGCTGCGGACCCTGTCGATTATTGAACGCTGCATGAACTGGGTGAAGGAAATGACCGGCAGCGTCCCTGATTTCCGCTTCATCCCGGATCATGATCCGCTGACTTATGAGATGCTGGGGGCAGGCGAGACCACAGGCGTATTCCAGCTGGAGTCTGCAGGCGTACGGCGGGTACTGAAGGATCTGAAGCCCAGCGGTTTTGAGGATATTGTCTCCGTGGTGGCTCTGTACCGTCCGGGTCCGATGGAATTTATTCCGAAATTCATCGGGGGCAAGCACGGGGAGTTCGAGGTCGTGTATCCTCATGCTGATCTGAAGCCGATTCTGGCCGATACCTATGGGATCATCGTCTATCAGGAGCAGATCATGCAGATCGCCTCCTTGATGGCGGGGTTCTCGCTTGGCGAAGCGGATCTGCTGCGCCGTGCGGTGTCCAAGAAGAAGCGGGAGACGCTGGACAAGGAACGCAGCCACTTTGTGGAGGGCAGTCTGAAGCAGGGCTATCAGGAGGCGGATGCCAATGAGGTGTATGACATGATCGTGCGGTTTGCCAACTACGGCTTCCCGCGTGCCCATGCTGCCGCCTATGGCGTGCTGGCGTTCCAGACTGCTTATCTCAAGGCGCATTATCCTGTGCAGTTCATGGCAGCAATGCTGACCGCGGTCATGGGAACCCACCGCAAGGTGGCAGAGTATGTGCTGGAATGCCGCCGCAGCGGGGTCGGCGTGCTGCCGCCCGATGTTAACGAGAGCGGCGTGCTGTTCACCCCTGTACCCGGCGAAGGCAGCGGGCATATCCGCTTCGGACTGGCTGCGGTTAAGAATGTCGGGACGCTGGCGGTGGAGAATATTATGGCGGTCCGCAAGGAGCGTCCGTTCGACAGCCTGCTTGATTTCTGCCGCCGTGTCGATCTGCGTGTCTGCAACAAGCGCGTGATTGAATCACTGCTGCAGACAGGCGCCTTCGACCGGCTTCCCGGCCACCGGGCCCAGCTGCTGGCAATGCTGGATGAGACAGTCGATGCAGCGGCGAAGTGGCGCAAGGAGCGCGATGAGCTGCAGATCCAGCTGTTCGATGATCTGATTGAGACGCCGAACTGGGAAATCCGTTATCCGGATATCCCGAAATTCTCCGTGACCCAGCAGTTGGAGCTGGAGCGTGAGCTGCTGGGTCTGTACCTGTCCGGCCATCCGCTGGATGACAGCTCGGCCCTGCTGGAGGAGCCGGGGATGCAGAAGCTGATGGATCTTGGCGAAATGGCAGACGAGAGCATGACGGTGACGGCCGGCATGGTCGTGTCGCTTAAGGAAATTACGACAAAGGCCGGCAAGGCGATGGCCTTTGTCGAATGGGAAGACCAGATCGAGCGCTGCGAGGTCGTACTCTTCCCTGAGGTGTGGAAACGCAGCCGCGGCCTGATCGAGAAGGGCGCGTTGCTGGCCCTGCGCGCCAAGGTGCAGCAGGAGGACGAGGGCTTCAAGCTGCTGGCCGAGGAGGTGGCCCCGCTCACCTCGGACAGCGTGCGCGGCCTGCTGCAGCGCCGCAGCGCCGCAGGCGCCCGGCCCGCCTACGCGGGCCGGAACGCCCCCGCAGGAGCGCCTGCGGCAGCTCCTGCAGCCCGTACGGGCGCCGCTGGCCCCGGCGCCCGCAGCGGCAGTGCAGCTGGCGCAGCCGCTGCACCGGGCACGCGCACACCGGCGGCACAGCCGCCCGGTGCGCGCGCTAACGCGGCCGCTGCGCAGGCCGCGCCTAAGGCCCCGGCCGCGTCAGATACGCGGCCGGGAAGCCCTGCCCCGCTGCGCACGGGGCAGCCCGCTTCTGCTGAGCGCTCCGCAAGCTCAGCGCAGAGCACCCAGCGTGTCTTCATCAAGATCACGCCGGGTGCTGAGCTCAAAGGTCTGCTGCCGCGCCTCCAGGCGCTGCTGCAGACCCATCCGGGACCAGCCGCGACGCTGCTGTTCTATGAGCGCAACCAGAAGGTGCTGGCACTCAGCGACAGCTACCGGATCGAGCCCTCGGAGGAGCTGTTTGCGGCAATAGAGAGCATGCTGGGAGCCGGAACCGTCAGAATCAGGTAGAAAAATAAGCACATTTCCGCCCTTTTCCGCATACATTAGGGAACGAGCGGGGCATTGTCCCGTGCGGAAAGGGGAATCACATCATGTCCTATCAATTGGCAGCAGACCTGCTGGAGCGCCGGGGAGTTTCGCTTGATTCTATCGCTGAGATCGTATATATTCTGCAATCCGCCTATTATCCCGATTTGACTGAGGAAGAGTGCCTCGTAAGCGTCAAGGCGGTGCTGGGCAAAAGAGAAGTACAGTACACGCTGATGACAGGTGTCGCGCTGGATGAGCTGGCGGAGAAGAAGCTGCTGCCGCAGCCGCTTCAGGCGGTACTGGAGGCGGATGAATCGCTCTACGGGGCGGACGAGACTCTGGCGCTCGGCATCACGGGGGTATACGGGATGATCGGGCTGACAGGTTTCGGTTATCTGGACAAAATAAAGCTTGGAATTATCGGCAAATTGAATGATGATAAGGGAAGCATTCATGTATTTCTTGATGATCTGGTAGCCGGGATTGCAGCCGCGGCATCGGCCAGAATTGCCCACCGCCATGAAGGGGCGAAGGTCTATTCTCCTGCCTCCGGAGAGGCATAATTGCAGCTCTTGCATTTGTTAGAAGCGGCCTCCCGGTCCAGCAGCCATCCTGCCGAGCCTGTTGCGGGAAAAAAGAAAACTGTGTTATCATGATTCCATTATATACAGGATACGGCTGGGATTTGAGATTAGGGAGGCCTTGCAGGGCATGTGGACGGTAATCTATATAGCGCCGACCGCCAAAGTGGCGGAGATGATTCAGAGGAAGCTTACGGAAGAAGGATTTCTGATAAAATGCCGTCCGATTAATATGTCCAAGCAGCAGTTTGAGATTCTGGTTCCTTCGGGAGAGCTTGAAGAAGTGCAGGAGGTCCTGAATCTGATTCTGCATCCTTGAGATTTACAACTTAGAGATACATGAGCGGTCATGACAGCGGCAAGCTGCTATCTACGCAAATAAACGGCTGAAGAGGTGCGACCCTTGTTCAAAGATTTATTTCAGAAAAAACGGAAGTACGCGATCATTCCTTCAGAGCGTCTGGAGCGAAGCGGCGGACCGGCGGAAGGCGAGCGCCCCAAACGTGAGATTCCAGAAGGACTCATGAACAAATGCAACAAATGTGGAACCATCCAGTACAGCAAGGAACTGGAGAAGAATTTGAAAATATGCCCATCCTGCGGCTATCATATGCGCCTGAACGCTTCGGAGCGGATTGCGATGACGCTGGACCCCGAAGGGTTCATTGAGTTTGACAGCGAAATGGCATCCGTTGATCCGCTGCAGTTCCCCGGCTATGCCTCTAAGCTGGAACAACAGCAGTCCAAAACTGGACAGGTTGAAGCTGTAATCACCGGCCAGGGCACTATTGGCGGCCATCCGGTTATTGTTGCGGTGATGAACTTTGAGTTCTTCTCCGGGAGCATGGGGTCCGTAGTCGGCGAGAAGATTACCAGAGCGGTTGAAGAAGCAACAGAGCGGAGACTTCCGATGCTGATCTTCTCCACTTCGGGCGGAGCGAGAATGCAGGAGAGCATCCTCAGTCTCATGCAGATGGCGAAGACAAGTAGCGCACTGGCCCGGTTCAGTGAAGCCGGAGGCCTGTATATTTCCGTAATTACTGATCCGACCACAGGCGGGGTGTCGGCGAGTTTCGCCAGCCTGGGTGATATTATTATTGCCGAGCCCGGTGCGGTATTCGGTTTTGCCGGACGGATTGTGATTGAACAGACGATCCGCCAGAAGCTGCCGGAAGATTTCCAGACAGCGGAATTCAATTTGCAGCACGGCCAGCTGGATATGGTTGTGCACCGCAAGGAAATGCGCTCCACGTTAACTAAGCTGCTGGAGCTGCATGATGTGAAAGGGGGATTTTAGGTTGGCAGGAGAGTTGCCTTTTGAAATGCCTCTGGTAGAAATGCGCAAGAAAATTGCTGAACTGAAGCAGTTTGGCGAAGAGAAGGGTATTGATTTCAAAGATGAGGTAGCCCGTCTTGAGGAGCGTTACCACATCCTTGAGAATGAAGTATATTCGGATATCTCCCCGGCCCAGAAGATGCATTTGGCCCGGCATCACGGCCGTCCGACCTCACTGGATCTGATCGGACTGATCTTCACCGATTTCATGGAGCTGCATGGCGACCGCCTGTATGGTGATGATCTTGCCGTAGTCGGCGGAATCGCCAAGCTGAACGGCCGTCCGGTCACCGTAATCGGACAGCAGCGCGGCAAGGATACGAAGGAGAACATTCTGCGTTTCTTCGGCAGCGCGCATCCGGAAGGCTTCCGCAAGTCGCTGCGTCTGATGAAGCAGGCAGAGAAATTCGGCCGTCCTATCGTAACGTTTGTGGATACCAAAGGGGCTTATCCCGGCAATACGGCAGAGGAACGCGGACAGTCCGAAGCGATCGCCCGCAATTTGTACGAGATGTCCCAGCTGGCCGTACCGGTCATCTGCGTCGTTATCGGCGAAGGCGGCAGCGGCGGTGCCTTGGCTTTGGCCGTGGGCAACCGGGTCCTGATGCTGGAGCATGCCATCTATTCAGCGATCTCCCCCAACGGGGCGGCGTCCATTCTGTGGAAGGATGCCACCAAAGCGGAGCAGGCAGCTGAAGCGATGAAGATTACGGCGTCTGACCTGCTGGAGATGGAAGTGATCGAGGAGATCATTCCAGAACCCAAAGGCGGGGCACACCGTGACTACGAGGCAACGGCAGCAGCAATCAAGGATGCGGTATGGCGTCATTTACAGGAGATATCCGTGATGGATTCGGCAGAACTCAAGGAAGACCGTTACCTTAAATTCCGCAAAATCGGCGAGTTCTCGGAGTCCCTCCAGGAACAGGATACGCTTGAAGAAGAAGTGCAGATTGTAGAGTAATTCACACTTATCATTTGCACTTTCTGACATATTCCAGTCTGTTCCTGTTCGTAAGCCGCTCGGAATACTTTAACCATTTATTCCCACCCTATTCATCCCGCAGACTTTGCGGGGTGATTTTTATTTTGACGGCATTCTTATAAAATTCGACTTTAATTTACAGCAAAAACAGGCACTAACATTGATTTTGTCTTCAACTTGCAGTAATATTCATAAGGGCGCAATAAAAGGTACATGTGACTACATGTGATAAAGTTCCTATACAGAGAGCAAGCCTTATAGTAGATTTTGTAGTTGGAAAAAGTGAGACAGAGAGAACGAAAAAACGGAGGAAAACCTAATGCGGAAAAGTAAAATTGTATGTACGATCGGACCTGCAAGTGAATCGTTGGAGAATATCAAAAAATTGATTTTGGCTGGTATGAATGTGGCCCGTCTGAACTTCTCCCACGGCGATTTTGAAGAGCACGGTGCCCGGATCAACACGATCCGTCAAGCTTCCAAAGAACTTGGCAAGACTGTTGCCATTCTGCTCGACACCAAAGGACCTGAGATTCGTACTGGCAAGCTGGAAGTAGAACCGATTGAACTGGTTCAGGACGAATACCTGACATTGACTACGGAAGAAATCCTGGGCGACCAGAACCGTATCTCCATCACGTATAACAACCTTCCTAACGATGTTCAAGTAGGATCGACTATCCTGATCGACGACGGCCTTATCGGTCTTACTGTTGTCGACATTCAAGGCACCGAAATCAAGACCCGTATTGTTAACGGCGGTACAATCAAGAGCAAGAAGGGCGTTAACGTACCAGGAGTATCTATCTCCCTGCCGGGTATTACGGAAAAAGACACCAATGATATCGTTTTTGGGATCGGACAGGACATCGATTTTATCGCCGCTTCCTTCGTTCGCAAAGCCAGCGACGTTCAGGAAATCCGTGCATTGCTTGAGAAGCACGACGCTTCCCACATCCAAATCATCTCCAAAATCGAGAACCAAGAAGGTGTCGATAACCTTGATGAAATTTTGGCAGCTTCCGACGGCCTCATGGTTGCCCGCGGCGACCTTGGCGTAGAAATTCCTGCTGAAGATGTGCCTCTGGCTCAGAAGCTGATGATTCAGAAATGTAACATCGCTGGCAAACCAGTTATCACTGCTACCCAGATGCTGGATTCCATGCAGCGCAACCCGCGTCCTACCCGCGCTGAAGCGAGTGACGTAGCGAACGCTATCTTCGACGGAACCGATGCAATCATGCTGTCTGGTGAAACTGCTGCCGGAAAATATCCGGTAGAATCCGTACTCACAATGTCCCGCATTGCTGAGAAGGCGGAATCTGCCCTGAACCACCGTGAAATCTTCATGAAGCAGCAAATTGCTCAGGAAACTACGGTAACTGAAGCGATCAGCCAATCTGTAGCGATTTCCGCTCTGGATCTGAATGCTAAAGCTATCATTTCTTCGACTGTAACTGGCCACACTGCACGCGTGGTTTCCAAATACCGTCCTAAATCACCAATCATTGCTGTAACTACCCAGGAAAGAACTATGCGTCAGCTGGCGCTGGTTTGGGGTATAACTCCTGTATTCGGTCCTGAAGCTACTTCAACTGATGAATTGCTGGAAACTGCAATTAACGGTGGTAAAGCTTCCGGTCTGGTTAAAGCCGGCGATCTGGTTGTAATCACTGCAGGTATCCCGCTGGGACGTTCCGGTTCCACTAACCTGGTGAAGGTAGATACGATTCCAGCCGACTAGGATTTGGAAGAGGTTCTGCAGCATTAACAGAATACACCTATTAGAGCAGTGGCCTTCTTAGCCGCTGCTCTTTTTATTTCAGGAAGGCAAAGCCGTTTTCACTTGCGGGTTGATATAAACGATACAAATGTATATATTGAATTGAGAGTTTTGAGAAACCGGGCAATCAGGTTCTTGTAAATATAGGGTTTCTGGAGTAGACAGCAGGATGGCTTTTGCGGTAGATCCGCCGGACCGAGAAGGAATCGCCGCGGGGACCCGGCAGAGACGGCACGGCCAGTAGCGTTTTGTTCTGGACCATAATGCCGCCGTCTTGAGCCTTGAGCCTGGGACTGGATCCGTTAACCCGGCAGCAGGTGAATCTTACCAGCGATACCTTGGACAACGGTGCGATATTCTGTCCCAGCTGGGGAGCTTCCATGATCCATTCGGCAGAGGTTTGTGGCCCTTGATAGCGCTGGATCGTACGGAAAACCCAGTTTTTGCTGAGGTTGCGCAGAGTGATGCACCATTTTCCCG
This window contains:
- a CDS encoding phosphatidylglycerophosphatase A family protein, with protein sequence MSYQLAADLLERRGVSLDSIAEIVYILQSAYYPDLTEEECLVSVKAVLGKREVQYTLMTGVALDELAEKKLLPQPLQAVLEADESLYGADETLALGITGVYGMIGLTGFGYLDKIKLGIIGKLNDDKGSIHVFLDDLVAGIAAAASARIAHRHEGAKVYSPASGEA
- a CDS encoding DNA polymerase III subunit alpha produces the protein MSPFVHLHVHSEYSLLDGAARITDLVRRAGEYGMKSLALTDHGVMYGAIPFYKACQENGIKPIIGCEAYLTAGSRRERGSRKDQPIYHLILLVKNEIGYRNLMKLISIGHLEGQHYKPRIDMEALAAHAEGIICLSACLGGEVPQHLLHGREEDARKAALRYKEIFGADFYLELQDHGMPEQKRVNPKLIQLAAELDIPLVATNDVHYMDKEDAEVQDVLICIGTGKSVDDEDRLKIGTDQLFFKSGEQMASLFPHVPQALENTLRIAEACNLELTFGNHILPEYSPLPEGLDAAAYLRELCRSGLEERYADTPLWASPEQKETAEKRLAYELGVIESMGFSDYFLIVWDFIAFCHRSGIVTGPGRGSSAGSLTAYTLKITDVDPLKYNLLFERFLNPERITMPDIDIDFSDERRDEVIAYVVDKYGKENVAQIITFGTMAARAAVRDVGRALNLPYNEVDKAAKLIPGQLGISITRALESTPELKALYDTSPKTRALLDMAMKVEGMPRHASTHAAGVIISKGPLTDAVPLQAGSESTALTQYSMEHLESVGLLKMDFLGLRTLSIIERCMNWVKEMTGSVPDFRFIPDHDPLTYEMLGAGETTGVFQLESAGVRRVLKDLKPSGFEDIVSVVALYRPGPMEFIPKFIGGKHGEFEVVYPHADLKPILADTYGIIVYQEQIMQIASLMAGFSLGEADLLRRAVSKKKRETLDKERSHFVEGSLKQGYQEADANEVYDMIVRFANYGFPRAHAAAYGVLAFQTAYLKAHYPVQFMAAMLTAVMGTHRKVAEYVLECRRSGVGVLPPDVNESGVLFTPVPGEGSGHIRFGLAAVKNVGTLAVENIMAVRKERPFDSLLDFCRRVDLRVCNKRVIESLLQTGAFDRLPGHRAQLLAMLDETVDAAAKWRKERDELQIQLFDDLIETPNWEIRYPDIPKFSVTQQLELERELLGLYLSGHPLDDSSALLEEPGMQKLMDLGEMADESMTVTAGMVVSLKEITTKAGKAMAFVEWEDQIERCEVVLFPEVWKRSRGLIEKGALLALRAKVQQEDEGFKLLAEEVAPLTSDSVRGLLQRRSAAGARPAYAGRNAPAGAPAAAPAARTGAAGPGARSGSAAGAAAAPGTRTPAAQPPGARANAAAAQAAPKAPAASDTRPGSPAPLRTGQPASAERSASSAQSTQRVFIKITPGAELKGLLPRLQALLQTHPGPAATLLFYERNQKVLALSDSYRIEPSEELFAAIESMLGAGTVRIR
- a CDS encoding acetyl-CoA carboxylase carboxyltransferase subunit alpha translates to MAGELPFEMPLVEMRKKIAELKQFGEEKGIDFKDEVARLEERYHILENEVYSDISPAQKMHLARHHGRPTSLDLIGLIFTDFMELHGDRLYGDDLAVVGGIAKLNGRPVTVIGQQRGKDTKENILRFFGSAHPEGFRKSLRLMKQAEKFGRPIVTFVDTKGAYPGNTAEERGQSEAIARNLYEMSQLAVPVICVVIGEGGSGGALALAVGNRVLMLEHAIYSAISPNGAASILWKDATKAEQAAEAMKITASDLLEMEVIEEIIPEPKGGAHRDYEATAAAIKDAVWRHLQEISVMDSAELKEDRYLKFRKIGEFSESLQEQDTLEEEVQIVE
- the pyk gene encoding pyruvate kinase yields the protein MRKSKIVCTIGPASESLENIKKLILAGMNVARLNFSHGDFEEHGARINTIRQASKELGKTVAILLDTKGPEIRTGKLEVEPIELVQDEYLTLTTEEILGDQNRISITYNNLPNDVQVGSTILIDDGLIGLTVVDIQGTEIKTRIVNGGTIKSKKGVNVPGVSISLPGITEKDTNDIVFGIGQDIDFIAASFVRKASDVQEIRALLEKHDASHIQIISKIENQEGVDNLDEILAASDGLMVARGDLGVEIPAEDVPLAQKLMIQKCNIAGKPVITATQMLDSMQRNPRPTRAEASDVANAIFDGTDAIMLSGETAAGKYPVESVLTMSRIAEKAESALNHREIFMKQQIAQETTVTEAISQSVAISALDLNAKAIISSTVTGHTARVVSKYRPKSPIIAVTTQERTMRQLALVWGITPVFGPEATSTDELLETAINGGKASGLVKAGDLVVITAGIPLGRSGSTNLVKVDTIPAD
- a CDS encoding YtrH family sporulation protein; this encodes MNIFLSKAVLDFFIAFGIVLGGSLLGGIGAVVSLQPPTHTMLDIADRIKIWALAAAVGGTIDPMRVIESNMLGGNLSPAIKQILYLVFAFLGAHMGSELVKWVCGK
- the accD gene encoding acetyl-CoA carboxylase, carboxyltransferase subunit beta; this translates as MFKDLFQKKRKYAIIPSERLERSGGPAEGERPKREIPEGLMNKCNKCGTIQYSKELEKNLKICPSCGYHMRLNASERIAMTLDPEGFIEFDSEMASVDPLQFPGYASKLEQQQSKTGQVEAVITGQGTIGGHPVIVAVMNFEFFSGSMGSVVGEKITRAVEEATERRLPMLIFSTSGGARMQESILSLMQMAKTSSALARFSEAGGLYISVITDPTTGGVSASFASLGDIIIAEPGAVFGFAGRIVIEQTIRQKLPEDFQTAEFNLQHGQLDMVVHRKEMRSTLTKLLELHDVKGGF